The genomic window CCATGAAAGTGTTCCCTCATCGGAACACGCAGGGCATGTGCAACATCGACTACGAACACGAGATGGCCATTGTGGGCGTCACCGGCGAGATCGGCAGTGAAACCATCATCGGCCTCGGCCGGTACATCCTGGATCAGAAGACCAACATCGCCGAAGTGGACTTTGCGGTGGCGGCCGAATGGCAGCGTATCGGAATCGGGACCTTCCTGCTCCACTATCTTTGTGAAATCGCCGGGAGCAAGGGGATCACGGGATTCACGGCCTACGTTCTGGCCGCCAACCGGAAGATGCTTTCGGTATTCCACAAAGTCGGCTATTTCATTCATACCACCCTGGAAGACGGGGTCTACGAGATTTCGTTCCGTTTCGACGAACCGGCCTCGACCTGCCCGGTGGATTGCCCACCATGACCGGCCATTCTGAAATCCGCTTTTCACCGTCCGAACTCGCCTTCGATATCGACGGGGTTGTCGCCGACACGATGGAGGTCTTCGTGCGGCTCGCTCACGGCCGTTACGGGCTGACCTATCTCACCAAGGAACATCTCGGGTGTTACAACCTGTATCAGTGCCTCGATCTCGAAAAGGAAGTCATCGACGACCTGATTTGCCTCACCCTCGATGACGAACACACGCTCCAGATTCCTCCCGTGAGCGACGCGCCCGAGGTCCTGACCGAATTGTCCAGGCATGGACCCCTGCGGTTCGTCACCGCGCGGATCTGGCCGGAAAGCATCATCCGCTGGCTCCACATGACCCTTTCCGAAGTGAGCGCCAACGATATAAAGGTTGTCGCCACCGGCACCCCCGAAGCCAAGCTGAAAGTTCTCAAGGATCTCGGCGTACGGTGCTTTGTGGAAGATCGCCTTGAAACTTGCAGAATGCTGGCCAATGAAGGCATTCAACCCCTCGTTTTTGACCAGCCCTGGAACCGAACTTTCCTGGACGACGAGTTCCCCCGCGTCAGGAACTGGTCGCAGTTGCGGCAATGGGTCTTGCCCCGGAACGGAGAACTGTTGTAGAGTGCAATGTCTTCAGGAGAAACCGGCCCTGTGCATTCGGTTGAAAATTTTCCAGTGTAATCGTTGGGTTGATCGATTACACCCCGTGAGGTCTCCTTGTCAAACCGGACGAGTTCCTTCGAGCATTTTGATCTCGCAAAGACCACTCGGAGAAGATAAAATTAAAAGATTGAAGAAATTGGGGCACTGAACCCGGACCGACTCTCACGACGGCATATTGGGGCATTTCGCACATGTCGGGCGTTTTGATCCCGACAGGAACCGGGACCGAAAACCGCTGGATTGATCGAATTTCATGAGTAAGAATGAATCTCTTCCCATACAGGTGAAAGCCGGTCGCGAAGGTTTTACCCTCGTGATTCACCAGACGGCTCCTTTCGAGTCCATTCTGGAATACATGACGCAGCGGATGTCGGAATCCCAGGACTTTTTCGGTCAGTCCGAAATATCCCTGGATCTTCGGTCGAGGCCGTTGCGCACCGATGAAATCGCGGCGCTCTGCGATTTGCTGACGAAAAGCTCGAAACTGAAACTGGTTGAAGTGCGATTGAGCGATGAGGTCCGGTTTTCGCTGGACAGAAGCCGTGCGGCCAAAGAGGCGGCCCCGGCGAAACGGCGGTCGGTGCCGAAAGACGTGGAACCGGTCATCGTGCGCAATACCTGTCGATCGGGGGCCCGAGTGGTATCAGCCACGGATTGCGTGGTCCTGGGAGACGTGAACCCGGGAGCTGAAATCATCGCCGCCGGTGACATCATCGTGTTCGGCAACCTCAGGGGATTGGCCCATGCCGGGGCCACGGGGGACCGTTCCGCGCGGATCTGGGCGCTGAGCATCGAACCGAATCAGCTCCGTATTGCGGACCTCGTCGCCGTCCCGCCCCGTGGGAACAAGCCGGTTCCCAAGAGATACGAGATCGCCGAGATTCGCGAGAACCAGATCGCAGTGAGCACGATGTAGGCGTTCGCGCCGCTCACACGGGACGATTCGAGATTCTTTTCTGTTAACTTCAATAACGGATGGGACAAATCATGGCTGGAAAAGTGATTGTCGTGACCTCCGGCAAAGGCGGCGTCGGCAAGACAACTACCGTTGCCAATATAGGAACGACGCTGGCGAAGAAGAAACACAGCGTCGTCATGATCGATGCGGACATCGGGTTGCGCAACCTGGACGTCGTCATGGGACTCGAGAATCGCATCGTCTACAATCTGGTGGACATCATCGAGGGAAAATGCCGCAAGCAGCAGGCGATGATCCGCGACCGCAAACTGGCCAATCTCTACATCATCCCGGCGGCACAGACGCGCGAAAAGAACGCGGTGCAACCGGAGCAGATGAAGAGCCTGTGCGCTGAACTGGCCGAGGAATTCGACTACGTTCTCATCGACTGTCCCGCGGGTATCGAACAGGGGTTCCGAAATGCCGTGGCGGGGGCTCAGACGGCTTTGATCGTCACCACGCCGGAGGTCTCGGCCATTCGGGATGCCGACCGCGTCATCGGGCTGCTCGAGGCGGGACTTCTCCGGGACATTCACCTGATCGTCAACCGGTTGAATCAACGCATGGTCAAAAAAGGCGACATGATGTCGACAGCCGATATCGTGAGTCTCCTCGCGGTGCCGCTGCTGGGGGTGGTTCCGGAAAGCGAGGAGGTGGTGATTTCCACCAACCGCGGCGTGCCGCTGGTACATGATCGGGGGAGCAGGGCCGGAATTGCTTTCCAGAAAATCGCGGCTCGACTCAATGGGGAGCAGATTCCCATCGAGGAAGAGAATGGAAACGGTTTCATTTCCCGCATGAAGCGATTCATCTGGAGCTAGACGGGAGGATTATCTGATGCTGAAAGCAATCCGGAGGTTCTTTGGGGAAAAGGCTAGCGGTCAGGTCGCCCGCCGACGCATGCAGGTGGTTCTCATGCACGACCGGATGGACCTGACACCCGATATCATGGAAGCACTGCGCAATGATATCCTGGCGGTGATTTCGAGGTACATGGAAATCGACAGCCGGAGCATCCGGGTGGACCTCGAGCAGGGCAAGGAATATATGGCTCTCGTTTCAAACATCCAAATAAAGCGCGTCTACCGGAAGGCCGCCCCTGACATTCGATCCTAGTTGAACGCCCGATTTTGAAGGTCTTCCGGAAGATGAACCCGGCAAGGCTGCCGGCAATGAGGCGCTTCCCCCAGGGAGGACATGGTTCCTCAGGCCGTTTTGACAGGCACCGGGACGAAGACGAAGGCGCCTCTAATGGGTTGTGACGCACAATACGGGGGATTTTCCCGAATCGGTTCCCTCGCCGTCGCGCGAAGAAACCGAAGAATGATCAGCGTGTTGCCGCAAACCGGGATACCGCGCGTCATTGCAGCTCCGGCACGGCCGCACGACGAACCGAGACTCCAGCATGGCCCTCAGAGTCTTTCTTGCCGCAACGTTGCGCAGGTACGTTCCCGGATATGACGGTGCCGTCGGATGTGCCCTGGAAATTCGTCGGGGTTCCTGCGTGCGGGATGTGGCAAAAGCGTTCGGTGTACCCGAGGATGAGGTGAAACTGATCCTTGTGAACGGCATCGGCTCGAACTGGGACACCGTTCTCGAAGGCGACGAACGGGTGGCCCTGTTTCCGCCGGTCGGCGGCGGCTGATTCACACACCCGGGCGGCCGAGCTCGACACCCCTCCCGGCAGTCATGAAACGGATGCCGCTCGATCCCCGGTTTGTTCGGCTTGCCGGGCGAAGGCGATCCTTCCCGATTGCCGCCACGGGGAGACACCCTTTTCCACGACACTCCGTGCTTCAATGCGTCCCGCGATTCGCGCCAAACAAAAGCAACCCGTCGGAATCTCATCGAAGGACGCTGAAACGTGAACAGCCCGGGAAGGGCAAGAACGTCCACCCCCGATCAAGACTGGAGCCCGGGTTGCTCCCGAACTGCTTCAAAACGATCCTACCGCCCTCTTCTTCATTTCAACGAAGCCGAAAGCACGGCCTTCCCCCTGCGGGCGAGGACGCGGGGTCACTCGCCTATGGCCTCTGCGAGTTTGCGCACGCTCTCCTCGAGCTCCGAGAACAGGTCCAGGGAAAGCGTCAGGCCTTTCTTGGAAGGATGGTATTCGCCGTCGTCTCCCTTGTAATAAATCCTCAGGTCTACGTAGTCCTTGCCTTTGAAGACCGTCAGGGAGGCGCGAACCTCCTCGAGGGGATTCTTGGGGAACGAGTAGACCGTCTTCGCTTCTTTCGCCATGATCGCATCCTTGCTTAAGACTCTGGAAATCGGGTTCCAAAAGCAGCTTCGGGCACAGAGAATCCATCCAGTGAAAGATTCCGTTCGGGAATGCCGCCGCACCGCCGGCTTGAATCATCCCGAGAAGGAAGAAGAGTTCTCCCGCCCCCTTCCTGGGAAGGGGACGGGAGAGGAAAAAGAAATCCGATCCTTTTGACGGATGGAGGAATTGTGTGTCTGACCTTCAAGTCGAAACTTCAAGACCAAAGGATCAATTAAAGCTCGTTCATCGGACCGCCCGAAAGTGGCACATTAAATTACTCTCCTTTAACTTGACAAGGAGAAAATCGGCGGTGCGCTCATACTGTGGGCTCCGACACCGGGCCGAGGCGGCGCATGATCGCCACATGCGGTGCCGACGGCACGTGAGGGGGTAGGGACAGACCCGCCCCTCCTCATGCAATCACCGGGGCGACGTTGTGCGCTCCCGGCCAACGTGTCGAGCGCGAACCGTTATTGACCGGGTCAACAGACGGCCGCCCACGACCGCGTCGTTTCCTGCCGGGCGTTTGCTTCACGATCCTGAACGGAACCCGCCCTCAGGGGAAAGGACCCGATGAAGCGAAAAAGCCCACGAAAGCCGGTCATCAACTCTCGTGGGCCAATACTCTTCATTCAGGCGCCCGGACGCCTTCCCAACGGTTATTCCGCCACTGCCGCCTTGTCCACGGCAAGAGCGGGGGCCGCAACCGGTTCCGCCGCCAGGTATTTTTCCTTCACTTTCAGCAGGAAGAGCACCACGGGCCTGTAGGCAAGGTGCGCCCATTTGGCGAACGGCACTTCCAGGACCAGCATCGGGATGGCCACCATCATGTGGATGATGTAGAGGGCGTAGGTGGGCAAGGGCCAGTCGAGGAGGCGGGTGAAGTGGATGAAGATACCGGTCATTGTGGTCAGCTGCAAAAGAATCAGGAACATCCAGTCGGTTCCATGGGAATTCTTGTACGGGGGCTTGCTCTTTTTCAAACGGCCGATGATGGCGTAGGTCGTGCCGTACATGATGGCAAAGGTCGAGTAGTATCCCACGAGCCTGATGGGATGCCAGATCGGGTAGATTTCCGCATCCCGCTGGAACCACCGAATGAAGACGACAACCAGCAGGAACACCGAAGCATACCCGGTCATGATCATCAGGTGCACGAACCACTGTTTCTTATCCGTGCAAAGCCCGAAGCGTTTCTGGGTCAAGGTGTGAATCAAGAGCTCCTTGACCTCGCCGGCGTACATCTTCAGGGGAATCTTGAACGCCAGATCCCCCATTACGGCTTTGAAGCATCGGAAGACGTTGCTCAGAAGCAGGAACGACAAGATCGCGGCCATGACAAGGTCTGCGATTTCGATACTGTGCGCCGGCCACAAGGAATTGAGGTAGGCATGTTCCCAGTTGGGCTTGCCCGTGTTGAAAATCAGAAGGCCGATTCCGACCAGCAATCCGACGATGGAGACCGCCATGATTTCGAATTTCTCGGAAGTGTAGAACTTGCGAGCGAACCCCGTCCAGTCGTACAGGGAAGTGAGATAACGGCGCATGACCATCATTGTTTCGCCCGGTTCGGCGCCTCGCGGGCATCGAGTGGAGCAGTCGCCGCAGTAGTAGCAGAGCCAGGGTTCCGGGGACGCGAGGATCTTGTCCTTCTGCCCAAGTTGCGCATACCTGACCATTTTCCTCGGAAAAGGATTGTCCGGCGTCGATAGCGGACACACCGCCGTACAGGTTCCGCAATTATAACACTTGGCGGCATCCTTCAGTCCGAAGGCCTCCA from Syntrophobacter fumaroxidans MPOB includes these protein-coding regions:
- a CDS encoding transcriptional coactivator p15/PC4 family protein, whose translation is MAKEAKTVYSFPKNPLEEVRASLTVFKGKDYVDLRIYYKGDDGEYHPSKKGLTLSLDLFSELEESVRKLAEAIGE
- a CDS encoding MoaD/ThiS family protein yields the protein MALRVFLAATLRRYVPGYDGAVGCALEIRRGSCVRDVAKAFGVPEDEVKLILVNGIGSNWDTVLEGDERVALFPPVGGG
- the minE gene encoding cell division topological specificity factor MinE → MLKAIRRFFGEKASGQVARRRMQVVLMHDRMDLTPDIMEALRNDILAVISRYMEIDSRSIRVDLEQGKEYMALVSNIQIKRVYRKAAPDIRS
- a CDS encoding 4Fe-4S dicluster domain-containing protein; this translates as MSNRVDPNLMKDLEAFGLKDAAKCYNCGTCTAVCPLSTPDNPFPRKMVRYAQLGQKDKILASPEPWLCYYCGDCSTRCPRGAEPGETMMVMRRYLTSLYDWTGFARKFYTSEKFEIMAVSIVGLLVGIGLLIFNTGKPNWEHAYLNSLWPAHSIEIADLVMAAILSFLLLSNVFRCFKAVMGDLAFKIPLKMYAGEVKELLIHTLTQKRFGLCTDKKQWFVHLMIMTGYASVFLLVVVFIRWFQRDAEIYPIWHPIRLVGYYSTFAIMYGTTYAIIGRLKKSKPPYKNSHGTDWMFLILLQLTTMTGIFIHFTRLLDWPLPTYALYIIHMMVAIPMLVLEVPFAKWAHLAYRPVVLFLLKVKEKYLAAEPVAAPALAVDKAAVAE
- a CDS encoding 5' nucleotidase, NT5C type — protein: MTGHSEIRFSPSELAFDIDGVVADTMEVFVRLAHGRYGLTYLTKEHLGCYNLYQCLDLEKEVIDDLICLTLDDEHTLQIPPVSDAPEVLTELSRHGPLRFVTARIWPESIIRWLHMTLSEVSANDIKVVATGTPEAKLKVLKDLGVRCFVEDRLETCRMLANEGIQPLVFDQPWNRTFLDDEFPRVRNWSQLRQWVLPRNGELL
- the minD gene encoding septum site-determining protein MinD, with protein sequence MAGKVIVVTSGKGGVGKTTTVANIGTTLAKKKHSVVMIDADIGLRNLDVVMGLENRIVYNLVDIIEGKCRKQQAMIRDRKLANLYIIPAAQTREKNAVQPEQMKSLCAELAEEFDYVLIDCPAGIEQGFRNAVAGAQTALIVTTPEVSAIRDADRVIGLLEAGLLRDIHLIVNRLNQRMVKKGDMMSTADIVSLLAVPLLGVVPESEEVVISTNRGVPLVHDRGSRAGIAFQKIAARLNGEQIPIEEENGNGFISRMKRFIWS
- the minC gene encoding septum site-determining protein MinC; protein product: MSKNESLPIQVKAGREGFTLVIHQTAPFESILEYMTQRMSESQDFFGQSEISLDLRSRPLRTDEIAALCDLLTKSSKLKLVEVRLSDEVRFSLDRSRAAKEAAPAKRRSVPKDVEPVIVRNTCRSGARVVSATDCVVLGDVNPGAEIIAAGDIIVFGNLRGLAHAGATGDRSARIWALSIEPNQLRIADLVAVPPRGNKPVPKRYEIAEIRENQIAVSTM